In the Caminicella sporogenes DSM 14501 genome, one interval contains:
- a CDS encoding ABC transporter ATP-binding protein — protein sequence MAGLSLRNIEKIYPNGYHAVKNLNLEIEDKEFIVLVGPSGCGKSTTLRMIAGLEEISSGELYIGDRLVNDIPPKDRDIAMVFQNYALYPHMTVFDNMAFGLKLRKKSKDEIKRRVHEAAKILDIEHLLDRKPKQLSGGQRQRVALGRAIVREPKVFLMDEPLSNLDAKLRVQMRAEINKLHNRLQTTFIYVTHDQTEAMTMGTRIVVMKDGIVQQVADPQTIYNHPANIFVASFIGSPQMNFIDCKITEENGGLYAVFNGNKVQLPEDKAKLLKDKDLSRDYVLGIRPENIYLASDDKGSENRFGANIEVVETLGSESYLYLRLNDREFIARVAPDMKVRIGENVKISFEKEKIHIFDKESEKAIF from the coding sequence AGTTTGAGAAATATTGAAAAGATTTATCCTAACGGTTATCATGCTGTTAAAAATTTAAATCTTGAAATAGAGGATAAAGAATTTATAGTGTTAGTTGGACCTTCAGGTTGTGGTAAATCAACTACTTTAAGAATGATAGCTGGATTAGAAGAAATATCTTCAGGGGAGTTATACATAGGAGACAGGCTTGTAAATGACATACCGCCAAAAGATAGGGATATAGCAATGGTTTTTCAAAATTATGCTCTCTATCCGCATATGACAGTATTTGATAATATGGCTTTTGGATTGAAACTTAGAAAAAAGTCTAAAGATGAAATAAAGAGGAGAGTTCATGAAGCTGCTAAAATATTAGATATAGAGCATCTTCTTGACAGAAAGCCTAAACAGTTATCTGGTGGACAGAGACAGAGAGTAGCATTAGGTCGTGCAATAGTTAGAGAACCAAAAGTATTTTTGATGGATGAACCATTATCAAATTTAGATGCTAAACTTAGAGTTCAAATGAGGGCTGAAATCAATAAACTTCATAATAGACTTCAAACTACTTTTATTTATGTAACTCATGACCAAACTGAAGCAATGACAATGGGTACTAGAATTGTAGTTATGAAAGATGGAATTGTTCAGCAAGTTGCAGACCCACAAACTATTTACAATCATCCAGCAAATATATTTGTTGCTTCTTTTATTGGTTCGCCTCAAATGAATTTTATTGACTGCAAAATTACTGAGGAAAATGGTGGACTATATGCAGTATTTAATGGAAATAAAGTACAATTGCCTGAAGATAAGGCTAAATTGTTAAAAGATAAAGATTTAAGTAGAGATTATGTATTGGGAATTAGACCGGAAAATATATATTTAGCATCAGATGATAAAGGTAGTGAAAATAGATTTGGTGCAAATATTGAAGTAGTTGAAACTTTGGGTTCTGAATCATATTTATATTTAAGACTAAATGATAGAGAATTTATCGCAAGGGTAGCTCCAGATATGAAAGTGAGAATTGGAGAGAATGTGAAAATTTCATTTGAAAAAGAAAAAATTCATATATTCGATAAAGAAAGTGAAAAAGCTATATTTTAG
- a CDS encoding PucR family transcriptional regulator: MLQRKVSNLFSDIISNIDIEVNLIDDSGYIIESTKKDKVGLIDKFIANKKIIRDEVIEGENYIYYVNCDAKKVISFKECEGTNRNLIELMGKMILQEIKIQLTKKDFLVDLIKEKFDEDEIIKYCNYYDININNDFLVVLIEIDENLHDEVEKMIIEAYDEVEVLKFSKNKILLILNSDIEIYEKVLNIYNDIYVELINNCKIGIGTKVESIFMLSTSYKKALLALKYGKIFYEHKDIYFYNSMMIPFLIDNMEYKTLKELSENINDKLEKIIKNSELISTAQKFFENNLNITDTAKQLFIHRNTLIYRINKIQKITGYDLRKFEDAMNFMIALFIVKYINS, encoded by the coding sequence ATGCTTCAAAGAAAAGTCAGCAATTTATTTAGTGATATAATAAGTAATATTGATATAGAAGTTAATTTAATTGATGATAGTGGTTATATAATAGAGAGTACAAAAAAAGATAAAGTAGGATTAATAGATAAATTTATAGCCAATAAAAAAATAATTAGAGATGAAGTAATTGAGGGAGAAAATTACATTTATTATGTTAATTGTGATGCGAAAAAAGTTATTTCATTTAAAGAATGTGAAGGAACTAATCGAAATTTGATTGAACTTATGGGAAAAATGATATTGCAAGAGATAAAAATACAGCTTACTAAAAAAGATTTTTTAGTAGATTTGATAAAGGAAAAGTTTGATGAAGATGAGATAATAAAGTATTGTAATTATTATGATATAAATATAAATAACGATTTTTTAGTTGTATTGATTGAAATAGATGAAAACTTGCATGATGAAGTTGAAAAAATGATAATAGAAGCTTATGATGAAGTTGAGGTTTTAAAATTTAGTAAAAACAAGATATTACTTATATTAAATTCAGATATTGAGATTTATGAAAAAGTATTGAATATTTATAATGATATTTATGTAGAATTGATTAATAATTGTAAAATAGGTATAGGAACTAAAGTTGAAAGCATTTTTATGCTTTCAACTTCATATAAAAAAGCTCTATTAGCGTTAAAATATGGAAAAATATTTTATGAGCATAAAGATATTTATTTTTATAACAGTATGATGATTCCATTTTTAATAGATAATATGGAGTATAAAACATTAAAAGAGCTATCTGAAAATATAAATGATAAACTAGAAAAAATAATAAAAAATAGTGAATTAATAAGTACTGCACAAAAGTTTTTTGAAAACAATTTAAATATAACTGATACAGCAAAACAGTTGTTTATACATAGGAATACTTTAATATACAGAATAAATAAAATACAAAAAATAACAGGGTATGATTTAAGAAAATTTGAAGATGCAATGAATTTTATGATAGCATTGT